The following proteins are co-located in the Gorilla gorilla gorilla isolate KB3781 chromosome 18, NHGRI_mGorGor1-v2.1_pri, whole genome shotgun sequence genome:
- the CLUAP1 gene encoding clusterin-associated protein 1 isoform X4, with protein sequence MMRALGYPRHISMENFRTPNFGLVSEVLLWLVKRYEPQTDIPPDVDTEQDRVFFIKAIAQFMATKAHIKLNTKKLYQADGYAVKELLKITSVLYNAMKTKGMEGSEIVEEDVNKFKFDLGSKIADLKAARQLASEITSKGASLYDLLGMEVQLREMRTEAIARPLEINETEKVMRIAIKEILTQVQKTKDLLNNVASDEANLEAKIEKRKLELERNRKRLETLQSVRPCFMDEYEKTEEELQKQYDIYLEKFQNLTYLEQQLEDHHRMEQERFEEAKNTLCLIQNKLKEEEKRLLKSGSNDDSDIDIQEDDESDSELEERRLPKPQTAMEMLMQGRPGKRIVGTMQGGDSDDNEDSEESEIDMEDDDDEDDDLEEESISLSPTKPNRRVRKSEPLDESDNDF encoded by the exons ATGATGAGAGCCCTGGGATACCCTCGACATATTTCTATGGAAAATTTCCGTACACCCAATTTTGGACTTGTATCTGAAGTGCTTCTCTGGCTTGTGAAAAG ATATGAGCCCCAGACTGACATCCCGCCTGACGTGGACACTGAACAGGACCGAGTTTTCTTCATTAAGGCAATTGCCCAGTTCATG GCCACCAAGGCACATATAAAACTCAACACTAAGAAGCTTTATCAAGCAGATGGGTATGCGGTAAAAGAGCTGCTGAAGATCACATCTGTCCTTTATAATGCTATGAAGACTAAGGGGATGGAGGGCTCTGAAATAGTAGAGGAAGATGTCAACAAGTTCAAGTTTGATCTTGGCTCAAAG ATTGCAGATTTGAAGGCAGCCAGGCAGCTTGCGTCTGAAATCACCTCCAAAGGAGCATCTCTGTATGACTTGCTCGGCATGGAAGTACAGTTGAGG GAAATGAGAACAGAAGCCATTGCCAGACCTCTGGAAATAAACGAGACTGAAAAAGTGATGAGAATTGCAATAAAAGAGATTTTG ACACAGGTTCAGAAGACTAAAGACCTGCTCAATAATGTGGCCTCTGATGAAGCTAATTTAGAAGCCAAAATcgaaaagagaaaattagaacTGGAAAGAAATCGGAAGCGACTAGAGACTCTGCAGAGTGTCAG GCCATGTTTTATGGATGAGTATGAGAAGACTGAGGAAGAATTACAAAAGCAGTATGACATTTATCTGGAGAAATTTCAAAATCTGACTTATCTGGAACAACAGCTTGAAGACCATCATAGGATGGAGCAAGAAAGGTTTGAG GAAGCTAAAAACACTCTCTGCCTGATACAGAACAAGCTCAAGGAGGAAGAGAAGCGCCTGCTCAAGAGTGGAA GTAACGATGACTCGGACATAGACATCCAGGAGGACGATGAATCCGACAGTGAGTTGGAAGAAAGGCGGCTGCCCAAGCCACAGACAGCCATGGAGATGCTCATGCAAG GAAGACCTGGCAAACGCATTGTGGGCACGATGCAAGGTGGAGACTCCGATGACAAT gaGGACTCGGAGGAGAGTGAAATTGACATGGAAGATGATGATGACGAGGATGACGATTTGGAAGAGGAGAGCATTTCTCTCTCACCAACCAAGCCCAATCGAAGGGTCCGGAAATCTGAACCCCTGGATGAGAGTGACAATGACTTCTGA
- the CLUAP1 gene encoding clusterin-associated protein 1 isoform X1, whose translation MSFRDLRNFTEMMRALGYPRHISMENFRTPNFGLVSEVLLWLVKRYEPQTDIPPDVDTEQDRVFFIKAIAQFMATKAHIKLNTKKLYQADGYAVKELLKITSVLYNAMKTKGMEGSEIVEEDVNKFKFDLGSKIADLKAARQLASEITSKGASLYDLLGMEVQLREMRTEAIARPLEINETEKVMRIAIKEILTQVQKTKDLLNNVASDEANLEAKIEKRKLELERNRKRLETLQSVRPCFMDEYEKTEEELQKQYDIYLEKFQNLTYLEQQLEDHHRMEQERFEEAKNTLCLIQNKLKEEEKRLLKSGSNDDSDIDIQEDDESDSELEERRLPKPQTAMEMLMQGRPGKRIVGTMQGGDSDDNMEAAPALLGKCKTSSSKKQEDSEESEIDMEDDDDEDDDLEEESISLSPTKPNRRVRKSEPLDESDNDF comes from the exons ATTTCACAGAGATGATGAGAGCCCTGGGATACCCTCGACATATTTCTATGGAAAATTTCCGTACACCCAATTTTGGACTTGTATCTGAAGTGCTTCTCTGGCTTGTGAAAAG ATATGAGCCCCAGACTGACATCCCGCCTGACGTGGACACTGAACAGGACCGAGTTTTCTTCATTAAGGCAATTGCCCAGTTCATG GCCACCAAGGCACATATAAAACTCAACACTAAGAAGCTTTATCAAGCAGATGGGTATGCGGTAAAAGAGCTGCTGAAGATCACATCTGTCCTTTATAATGCTATGAAGACTAAGGGGATGGAGGGCTCTGAAATAGTAGAGGAAGATGTCAACAAGTTCAAGTTTGATCTTGGCTCAAAG ATTGCAGATTTGAAGGCAGCCAGGCAGCTTGCGTCTGAAATCACCTCCAAAGGAGCATCTCTGTATGACTTGCTCGGCATGGAAGTACAGTTGAGG GAAATGAGAACAGAAGCCATTGCCAGACCTCTGGAAATAAACGAGACTGAAAAAGTGATGAGAATTGCAATAAAAGAGATTTTG ACACAGGTTCAGAAGACTAAAGACCTGCTCAATAATGTGGCCTCTGATGAAGCTAATTTAGAAGCCAAAATcgaaaagagaaaattagaacTGGAAAGAAATCGGAAGCGACTAGAGACTCTGCAGAGTGTCAG GCCATGTTTTATGGATGAGTATGAGAAGACTGAGGAAGAATTACAAAAGCAGTATGACATTTATCTGGAGAAATTTCAAAATCTGACTTATCTGGAACAACAGCTTGAAGACCATCATAGGATGGAGCAAGAAAGGTTTGAG GAAGCTAAAAACACTCTCTGCCTGATACAGAACAAGCTCAAGGAGGAAGAGAAGCGCCTGCTCAAGAGTGGAA GTAACGATGACTCGGACATAGACATCCAGGAGGACGATGAATCCGACAGTGAGTTGGAAGAAAGGCGGCTGCCCAAGCCACAGACAGCCATGGAGATGCTCATGCAAG GAAGACCTGGCAAACGCATTGTGGGCACGATGCAAGGTGGAGACTCCGATGACAAT ATGGAAGCAGCACCAGCTCTCTTAGGTAAATGCAAGACTTCCAGCTCCAAGAAGcag gaGGACTCGGAGGAGAGTGAAATTGACATGGAAGATGATGATGACGAGGATGACGATTTGGAAGAGGAGAGCATTTCTCTCTCACCAACCAAGCCCAATCGAAGGGTCCGGAAATCTGAACCCCTGGATGAGAGTGACAATGACTTCTGA
- the CLUAP1 gene encoding clusterin-associated protein 1 isoform X3, which translates to MSFRDLRNFTEMMRALGYPRHISMENFRTPNFGLVSEVLLWLVKRYEPQTDIPPDVDTEQDRVFFIKAIAQFMATKAHIKLNTKKLYQADGYAVKELLKITSVLYNAMKTKGMEGSEIVEEDVNKFKFDLGSKIADLKAARQLASEITSKGASLYDLLGMEVQLREMRTEAIARPLEINETEKVMRIAIKEILTQVQKTKDLLNNVASDEANLEAKIEKRKLELERNRKRLETLQSVRPCFMDEYEKTEEELQKQYDIYLEKFQNLTYLEQQLEDHHRMEQERFEEAKNTLCLIQNKLKEEEKRLLKSGSNDDSDIDIQEDDESDSELEERRLPKPQTAMEMLMQGRPGKRIVGTMQGGDSDDNEDSEESEIDMEDDDDEDDDLEEESISLSPTKPNRRVRKSEPLDESDNDF; encoded by the exons ATTTCACAGAGATGATGAGAGCCCTGGGATACCCTCGACATATTTCTATGGAAAATTTCCGTACACCCAATTTTGGACTTGTATCTGAAGTGCTTCTCTGGCTTGTGAAAAG ATATGAGCCCCAGACTGACATCCCGCCTGACGTGGACACTGAACAGGACCGAGTTTTCTTCATTAAGGCAATTGCCCAGTTCATG GCCACCAAGGCACATATAAAACTCAACACTAAGAAGCTTTATCAAGCAGATGGGTATGCGGTAAAAGAGCTGCTGAAGATCACATCTGTCCTTTATAATGCTATGAAGACTAAGGGGATGGAGGGCTCTGAAATAGTAGAGGAAGATGTCAACAAGTTCAAGTTTGATCTTGGCTCAAAG ATTGCAGATTTGAAGGCAGCCAGGCAGCTTGCGTCTGAAATCACCTCCAAAGGAGCATCTCTGTATGACTTGCTCGGCATGGAAGTACAGTTGAGG GAAATGAGAACAGAAGCCATTGCCAGACCTCTGGAAATAAACGAGACTGAAAAAGTGATGAGAATTGCAATAAAAGAGATTTTG ACACAGGTTCAGAAGACTAAAGACCTGCTCAATAATGTGGCCTCTGATGAAGCTAATTTAGAAGCCAAAATcgaaaagagaaaattagaacTGGAAAGAAATCGGAAGCGACTAGAGACTCTGCAGAGTGTCAG GCCATGTTTTATGGATGAGTATGAGAAGACTGAGGAAGAATTACAAAAGCAGTATGACATTTATCTGGAGAAATTTCAAAATCTGACTTATCTGGAACAACAGCTTGAAGACCATCATAGGATGGAGCAAGAAAGGTTTGAG GAAGCTAAAAACACTCTCTGCCTGATACAGAACAAGCTCAAGGAGGAAGAGAAGCGCCTGCTCAAGAGTGGAA GTAACGATGACTCGGACATAGACATCCAGGAGGACGATGAATCCGACAGTGAGTTGGAAGAAAGGCGGCTGCCCAAGCCACAGACAGCCATGGAGATGCTCATGCAAG GAAGACCTGGCAAACGCATTGTGGGCACGATGCAAGGTGGAGACTCCGATGACAAT gaGGACTCGGAGGAGAGTGAAATTGACATGGAAGATGATGATGACGAGGATGACGATTTGGAAGAGGAGAGCATTTCTCTCTCACCAACCAAGCCCAATCGAAGGGTCCGGAAATCTGAACCCCTGGATGAGAGTGACAATGACTTCTGA
- the CLUAP1 gene encoding clusterin-associated protein 1 isoform X2, which yields MMRALGYPRHISMENFRTPNFGLVSEVLLWLVKRYEPQTDIPPDVDTEQDRVFFIKAIAQFMATKAHIKLNTKKLYQADGYAVKELLKITSVLYNAMKTKGMEGSEIVEEDVNKFKFDLGSKIADLKAARQLASEITSKGASLYDLLGMEVQLREMRTEAIARPLEINETEKVMRIAIKEILTQVQKTKDLLNNVASDEANLEAKIEKRKLELERNRKRLETLQSVRPCFMDEYEKTEEELQKQYDIYLEKFQNLTYLEQQLEDHHRMEQERFEEAKNTLCLIQNKLKEEEKRLLKSGSNDDSDIDIQEDDESDSELEERRLPKPQTAMEMLMQGRPGKRIVGTMQGGDSDDNMEAAPALLGKCKTSSSKKQEDSEESEIDMEDDDDEDDDLEEESISLSPTKPNRRVRKSEPLDESDNDF from the exons ATGATGAGAGCCCTGGGATACCCTCGACATATTTCTATGGAAAATTTCCGTACACCCAATTTTGGACTTGTATCTGAAGTGCTTCTCTGGCTTGTGAAAAG ATATGAGCCCCAGACTGACATCCCGCCTGACGTGGACACTGAACAGGACCGAGTTTTCTTCATTAAGGCAATTGCCCAGTTCATG GCCACCAAGGCACATATAAAACTCAACACTAAGAAGCTTTATCAAGCAGATGGGTATGCGGTAAAAGAGCTGCTGAAGATCACATCTGTCCTTTATAATGCTATGAAGACTAAGGGGATGGAGGGCTCTGAAATAGTAGAGGAAGATGTCAACAAGTTCAAGTTTGATCTTGGCTCAAAG ATTGCAGATTTGAAGGCAGCCAGGCAGCTTGCGTCTGAAATCACCTCCAAAGGAGCATCTCTGTATGACTTGCTCGGCATGGAAGTACAGTTGAGG GAAATGAGAACAGAAGCCATTGCCAGACCTCTGGAAATAAACGAGACTGAAAAAGTGATGAGAATTGCAATAAAAGAGATTTTG ACACAGGTTCAGAAGACTAAAGACCTGCTCAATAATGTGGCCTCTGATGAAGCTAATTTAGAAGCCAAAATcgaaaagagaaaattagaacTGGAAAGAAATCGGAAGCGACTAGAGACTCTGCAGAGTGTCAG GCCATGTTTTATGGATGAGTATGAGAAGACTGAGGAAGAATTACAAAAGCAGTATGACATTTATCTGGAGAAATTTCAAAATCTGACTTATCTGGAACAACAGCTTGAAGACCATCATAGGATGGAGCAAGAAAGGTTTGAG GAAGCTAAAAACACTCTCTGCCTGATACAGAACAAGCTCAAGGAGGAAGAGAAGCGCCTGCTCAAGAGTGGAA GTAACGATGACTCGGACATAGACATCCAGGAGGACGATGAATCCGACAGTGAGTTGGAAGAAAGGCGGCTGCCCAAGCCACAGACAGCCATGGAGATGCTCATGCAAG GAAGACCTGGCAAACGCATTGTGGGCACGATGCAAGGTGGAGACTCCGATGACAAT ATGGAAGCAGCACCAGCTCTCTTAGGTAAATGCAAGACTTCCAGCTCCAAGAAGcag gaGGACTCGGAGGAGAGTGAAATTGACATGGAAGATGATGATGACGAGGATGACGATTTGGAAGAGGAGAGCATTTCTCTCTCACCAACCAAGCCCAATCGAAGGGTCCGGAAATCTGAACCCCTGGATGAGAGTGACAATGACTTCTGA